Proteins from a single region of Dictyostelium discoideum AX4 chromosome 5 chromosome, whole genome shotgun sequence:
- the ctxA gene encoding actin binding protein — MAGKDWEIVQEKAFTAWVNSVLDKRGEKISDVGKDLSDGVKLIFFLELISSKKFNKKYDFEPKARINMIQNVALALKFLDEELKIKVQGIGSEDFVDNNKKMILGFLWTLYRKYRIAVISEGDKSSEEGLLLWCKNTTTGYDGVNITSFTKSFRDGLAFLALSHKFEPESFKFQEFEAMDPIARLNAAFDFAEKGLGVPKLLEAEEVMRGTTDERSLVLYTSLFFHAYRAKEEKARLESSKNEMANRLAGLENSLESEKVSREQLIKQKDQLNSLLASLESEGAEREKRLRELEAKLDETLKNLELEKLARMELEARLAKTEKDRAILELKLAEAIDEKSKLEQQIEATRIRGAAEAQGLGLLRKNLDTHVHDLLKWQKLTMENSSSSSIDDQIIVEVSGLPFGEQVKHLATKLEAENLAIMKLLNQKEDDLKAQKLKSSKSKK; from the exons atggcAGGTAAAGATTGGGAAATAGTACAAGAAAAAGCATTTACTGCATGGGTAAATTCAGTTTTAGATAAAAGAGGTGAAAAGATTTCAGATGTCGGTAAAGACTTGAGTGATGGTGTCAAATTAATCTTCTTTTTGGAACTCATCAGTAGCAAAAAgtttaataaaaagtatGATTTTGAACCAAAAGCTCGTATTAATATGATTCAAAATGTTGCACTTGCTCTTAAATTCCTTGATGAAGAATTAAAGATTAAAGTTCAAGGTATTGGTTCAGAAg attttgttgataataataaaaaaatgattttaggTTTTTTATGGACATTATATCGTAAATATCGTATTGCTGTTATTAGTGAAGGTGATAAATCATCAGAAGaaggtttattattatggtGTAAGAATACTACCACTGGTTATGATGGTGTCAATATTACATCATTCACCAAATCATTCCGTGATGGTTTAGCATTTTTAGCACTCTCACATAAATTTGAACCAGAATCATTCAAATTCCAAGAGTTTGAAGCAATGGACCCAATTGCTCGTTTAAACGCTGCATTTGATTTCGCCGAAAAAGGATTAGGTGTACCAAAACTCTTGGAAGCTGAAGAGGTTATGCGTGGTACCACTGATGAACGTTCACTCGTTCTCTACACATCTTTATTCTTCCATGCCTATAGAGCCAAGGAAGAGAAAGCTCGTTTAGAGAGTAGCAAAAATGAAATGGCAAATCGTTTAGCCGGTTTAGAGAATTCATTGGAATCTGAAAAGGTCTCACGTGAACAATTAATCAAACAAAAGGATCAACTCAATAGTTTATTGGCATCATTAGAGTCCGAAGGTGCTGAACGTGAAAAGAGACTTCGTGAATTGGAAGCCAAACTCGATGAAACCTTAAAGAACTTGGAATTAGAGAAATTGGCTCGTATGGAACTCGAAGCAAGATTAGCCAAGACCGAAAAGGATAGAGCTATCTTGGAATTGAAATTAGCTGAAGCCATcgatgaaaaatcaaaactcGAACAACAAATCGAAGCCACCAGAATCAGAGGTGCTGCTGAAGCTCAAGGTCTTGGTCTCTTAAGAAAGAACCTCGACACTCACGTTCACGATTTACTCAAATGGCAAAAGTTAACAATGGAAAACTCTTCCTCATCCTCTATCGATGACCAAATCATCGTCGAAGTCTCTGGTCTTCCATTTGGTGAACAAGTTAAACATTTAGCCACAAAATTAGAAGCAGAAAATTTAGCAATTATGaaacttttaaatcaaaaagaagatgatttaaaagctcaaaaattaaaatcatcaaaatcaaaaaaataa
- the myoH gene encoding hypothetical protein translates to MMIDNNCGKEKVWVPNPEKGWINGDLIKEIPGEGWLVRDENGKEIKIEKDELRMQNPVIQEGIDDMTSLSHLHEAAVIHNLIKRYEINSIYTYTGSILIAINPYTKLPIYSKEMIESFCDQPVSKLAPHVYSIAESAYREMLNFQKNQSILVSGESGAGKTETTKFLLQYFAAMGEKGNGVNTSLISEEDIVEGNNIETQVIKSTPILEAFGNSKTLRNDNSSRFGKFIEIHFDKIKGTIVGAKLETYLLEKSRIVKPPENERGYHIFYQLIKGFNNSCCLKNSSNNNKDEDSSSSSNNNIDDLKSLLKCKASDFNYLISSGCDSIDGVDDSQVFIKTENALKVMGLSNDELIGIYKILLSILHIGNIEFEKGKEEDSSIIKYGNSSFGESFSDDDAGGYNPLEISCKLLGCSVDSLKSTFCSRKMKAGNESYTINHTVEQASQARDSLSMFLYSRLFDWLVVRINQSIDKIGTEKKDNSFLFIGILDIYGFESFESNSYEQFTINYANEKLQNQFNHQIFKLEQLEYEKEKIDWSYIEFSDNQECIDLIEKKPLGILSILDEESQFPKSTPSTLCTKLYNNHSKSKNFEKPRFSQTHFIIDHYAGKVEYDTNLFLEKNKDFIISEQVSALESSNWKFLTNLFQILSKKMNGGGGTSGGGGAGGNKASSSAAGKSTFKFTSVSSQFKESLNSLMTTINSTNPHYIRCIKPNTEKRANLFDNVMVLHQLRCSGVIEQLRISRSGYPSRLVYDNFIKRYKLIVAKDFKNDDDSNESKEWNSILKETDLNSSNGGTNNQIELKRKGAELMINKLSIDISSVQFGLTKLFFKSGIIANLELLRSQTMINSATFIQKIWRGYTDRKAYTSTKHSSIYFQSLIRSYLQQLEYNSMVEENSAIHLQSLIRTNELEKQFNQLLSTTIHFQSLLRRLEDSKEFNTLMDRIKKIVKIQSLWRSNLAKKQLKLLKAEAKSLTNVVAEKNKLASKLGDIQSKLDMESQLAQKIKNENEQLSSQFSNIQIEKEKLQKDFGNINLEKEELLLKYSALESEYHQYKQQNELIISKLKQHINDLEEKQHQHSYKNNEVVGNTSFEGSTTTNNGVTSPPKSSPASPIRNSINSNSDTTISGSSDDSIDNTDSLILSPKQHKGEDRKRNHEISSISPPRSRETIGHDDDDNNVDVIPRRQFNELEKEYKELKQMDETHKQYIESLKLQITQLEEKVKKSSSHPRSLLPGIPSNINDSPKVVYTKSSITNDNSSSHHQQQQQQHNISPSNSITSTTSPINMMDSNIKSLSYKDFTNSQEIDAQQQLHQYHLNNGTNPATSTTNGSGNPLSQSSPTGSDKHIQQSTISDLVSALNFNNCQLESGKYLVDLIIKNHDSIVSKYVPSEMGGIPEPAFILSRCFLKNIYDVDATVIGTPNSTNSGGGSGTGVLDPIETNVNILIYFCDKVEEVIYRDPKSNCSALCYWFSNFYTLFNIMETYNQDTKDQLSLNDQDKALIEKLKITLQTMIVKAHKNVVKNITDYIQPILHKSLNDTTSEIDFMDPITNYLNQIQISLSLENCYINNNLCKLLFEQLFSFINAMIFNEILLRKDLCCLRSSIPIKMNISELEHWVKLHHGKEWSSSVCDKLRLLKEVVYILMIDKTQLQNDELRDEICPTLSIAQLKQLLTMYSPDVDSFEDPIPLEILTSLMDSPKYNPDENILLDLSKIFTLKFINSNQTLSSSTSSENDLMATINLNALESVQYACDDLVSNIVKKNIEIVSLNNQKSIKK, encoded by the exons atgatgattgataataattgtgGTAAAGAAAAAGTATGGGTACCAAATCCAGAAAAAGGTTGGATTAATGGTGActtaataaaagaaataccTGGTGAAGGTTGGTTAGTTAGAGATGAAAATGGAAAA gaaattaaaattgaaaaagatgaaTTAAGAATGCAAAATCCAGTAATTCAAGAAGGAATAGATGATATGACATCATTATCACATTTACATGAAGCAGCAGTAATacataatttaataaaaagatatgaaattaattcaatttataCATATACTGGTAGCATATTGATTGCGATTAATCCATATACAAAATTACCAATATATAGTAAAGAAATGATTGAAAGTTTTTGTGATCAACCAGTTTCAAAATTAGCACCACACGTTTACTCAATTGCAGAATCAGCATATAGAGAGatgttaaattttcaaaagaatCAATCGATTTTAGTATCTGGTGAATCTGGTGCAGGTAAAACTGAAACTACTAAATTCTTATTACAATATTTCGCAGCAATGGGTGAAAAAGGTAATGGTGTAAATACATCGTTAATCTCTGAAGAGGATATAGTCGAgggtaataatattgaaactCAAGTTATAAAATCAACACCGATTCTAGAAGCATTTGGTAATTCAAAAACATTACGTAATGATAATTCTTCAAGATTTGGTAAATTCATTGAAATTCATTtcgataaaataaaaggcACAATAGTTGGTGCAAAATTAGAAACTTATTTATTGGAGAAATCTAGAATTGTAAAACCACCAGAAAATGAAAGAGGTTATCatatattttatcaattaattaaaggttttaataatagttgttgtttaaaaaatagtagtaataataataaagatgaagacagtagtagtagtagtaataataatattgatgatttaaaatcattattaaaatgtaaAGCATcagattttaattatttaatttcaagtggttgtgattcaattgatggtgttgatgattcacaagtttttataaaaactgAAAATGCTTTAAAAGTAATGGGtttatcaaatgatgaattaattggaatttataagatattattatcaattttacatattggtaatattgaatttgaaaaggGTAAGGAAGAAGATTCATCCATAATCAAGTATGGAAATTCATCATTTGGTGAATCAtttagtgatgatgatgctgGTGGGTATAATCCATTGGAAATATCATGTAAATTATTAGGTTGTTCAGTTGATTCATTAAAGTCAACGTTTTGTTCAAGAAAAATGAAAGCTGGTAATGAATCTTATACTATAAATCATACAGTTGAACAAGCATCACAAGCAAGAGATTCTTTATCAATGTTTTTATATTCAAGATTATTCGATTGGTTAGTGGTTAGgattaatcaatcaattgataaaattggtaCTGAAAAGAAAGATAATTCATTCCTTTTCATTGGTATTTTAGATATCTATGGttttgaatcatttgaatcAAATTCTTATGAACAATTCACTATCAATTAtgcaaatgaaaaattacaaaatcaatttaatcatcaaatttttaaattggaaCAATTGGAAtatgaaaaagagaaaatcgATTGGTCATATATTGAATTCTCTGATAATCAAGAGTGTatagatttaattgaaaagaaaCCATTGGGTATTTTAAGTATTTTAGATGAAGAATCTCAATTTCCTAAATCAACTCCATCAACACTTTGtacaaaattatataataatcattcaaaatctaaaaattttgaaaaaccaAGATTTTCTCAAACTCATTTTATAATTGACCATTATGCTGGTAAa gtggAGTATgatacaaatttatttttagaaaagaataaagattttataatttcagaACAAGTTAGTGCCTTAGAATCAAGTAATTGGaaatttttaacaaatttatttcaaatcctatcaaagaaaatgaatggaggtggtggtacaagtggtggtggtggtgctgGTGGAAATAAAGCATCATCATCAGCTGCTGGTAAatcaacatttaaatttacatcaGTATCATCacaatttaaagaatcattaaattcattaatgaCAACAATTAATTCTACCAATCCACATTATATAAGATGTATTAAACCAAATACTGAAAAAAGAGCAAATCTATTTGATAATGTTATGGTATTACATCAACTTCGTTGTAGCGGTGTAATTGAACAATTGCGTATAAGTAGATCTGGTTATCCATCAAGATTAGTTTatgataatttcattaaacgttataaattaattgttgcaaaagattttaaaaatgatgatgattcaaaTGAATCAAAGGAATggaattcaatattaaaagaaactgatttaaatagtagtaatggtGGTACCAATAATCAAATAGAATTGAAAAGAAAGGGTGCtgaattaatgataaataaattatcaattgatattaGTTCAGTTCAATTTGGTTtaactaaattattttttaagtcAGGTATTATTGCAAATTTGGAATTGTTAAGATCACAAACCATGATAAACAGTGCAACctttattcaaaaaatatgGAGAGGTTACACTGATAGAAAAGCTTACACAAGTACTAAACATTCTTCAATTTATTTCCAATCATTAATTAGATCATACTTACAACAATTGGAATACAATTCAATGGTTGAAGAGAATTCTGCAATTCATTTACAATCATTGATTCGTACTAATGAATTGGAGAAACAATTTAATCAATTGTTATCAACAACTATTCATTTCCAAAGTTTATTACGTCGTTTAGAAGATTCTAAAGAATTCAATACTCTAATGGACAGAATTAAAAAGATTGTAAAGATTCAATCATTGTGGAGATCAAATTTGGCaaagaaacaattgaaattattgaaagCTGAAGCTAAATCATTAACAAATGTAGTTGctgaaaagaataaattgGCTTCGAAATTGGGTGATATTCAATCAAAATTAGATATGGAATCACAATTGGCacaaaagataaagaatgaaaatgaacaattatcttcacaattttcaaatatacaaattgaaaaagagaaattacaaaaagattttggtaatattaatttagaaaaagaagaattacttttaaaatattcagCTTTAGAATCTGAATATCATCAAtataaacaacaaaatgaattaataatttcaaaattaaaacaacataTTAATGATTTAGAAGAAAAGCAACATCAACattcatataaaaataatgaagttGTTGGTAATACTAGTTTTGAAGGTagtacaacaacaaataatggtGTTACTAGTCCACCAAAATCATCACCAGCTAGTCCAATTAgaaattcaataaattcaaatagtgATACAACAATAAGTGGCAGTAGTGATGATAGTATTGATAATACTGATAGTTTAATATTATCCCCAAAACAACATAAAGGTGAagatagaaaaagaaatcatgaaatttcatcaatttcaccaCCAAGATCAAGAGAAACTATTGGccatgatgatgatgataataatgttgATGTTATACCAAGACGacaatttaatgaattagaaaaagaatataaagaattaaaacaaatggaTGAAACTCATAAACAATATATTGAATCATTAAAACTTCAAATTACACAATTGGaagaaaaagttaaaaaatcatcaagTCATCCACGTTCATTATTACCTGGTATTccttcaaatattaatgattcaCCAAAAGTAGTTTATACTAAATCTTCAATtacaaatgataatagtagttctcatcatcaacaacaacaacaacaacataatATATCACCATCAAATAGTATTACAAGTAcaacatcaccaattaaTATGATggatagtaatattaaatcattatcatataAAGATTTTACAAATAGTCAAGAGATTGAtgcacaacaacaattacatcAATATCATCTTAATAATGGTACCAACCCTGCTACATCTACTACCAATGGTAGTGGTAATCCATTAAGTCAAAGTTCACCAACTGGTAGTGATAAACATATTCAACAAAGTACAATTTCAGATTTAGTAAGTGCATTGAATTTCAATAACTGTCAATTGGAATCTGGTAAATATTTAGTTGATTTAATCATAAAGAATCATGATTCAATAGTTTCAAAATATGTACCATCTGAAATGGGTGGAATACCTGAACCTGCATTCATTTTATCACGTTGTTTCTTAAAGAATATTTATGATGTTGATGCAACAGTTATTGGTACTCCAAATAGCAcaaatagtggtggtggcaGTGGTACTGGTGTATTAGATCCAATCGAAACCAATGtaaacattttaatttatttctgTGATAAAGTTGAAGAAGTAATTTATAGAGATccaaaatcaaattgttCAGCATTATGTTATTGGTTTTCAAATTTCTatacattatttaatattatggAAACTTATAATCAAGATACAAAAGatcaattatcattaaatgatCAAGATAAagcattaattgaaaaattaaaaattacacTTCAAACAATGATTGTAAAAGCTCATAAAAATGTTGTTAAAAACATCACTGATTATATTCAACCAATACTtcataaatcattaaatgataCAACTTcagaaattgattttatggatccaattacaaattattt aaatcaaattcaaatttcattatcattagaaaattgttatattaataataatttatgtaaattattatttgaacaattattttcatttataaatgcaatgatatttaatgaaattttattaagaAAGGATTTATGTTGTTTGAGAAGTAGTATACCAATAAAGATGAATATTTCAGAATTGGAACATTGGGTTAAATTACATCATGGTAAAGAATGGTCTTCAAGTGTTTGTGATAAATTAAGACTTTTGAAAGAGGTGGTTTacattttaatgattgataaAACTCAATTACAAAATGATGAACTTCGTGATGAAATTTGTCCAACCTTATCAATAGctcaattaaaacaattactaACAATGTATTCACCAGATGTTGATAGTTTTGAAGATCCAATCCCATTAGAAATTTTAACATCACTAATGGATTCACCAAAATATAATCCTGATGAAAATATCTTATTGGatctttcaaaaattttcactttaaaattcataaattcaaatcaaacTTTATCATCCTCAACCTCTtctgaaaatgatttaatggctactattaatttaaatgctTTAGAATCAGTTCAATATGCTTGTGATGATTTAGTAAGTAATATTGttaaaaagaatattgaaattgtttctttaaataatcaaaaatcaattaaaaaataa